One region of Eupeodes corollae chromosome 1, idEupCoro1.1, whole genome shotgun sequence genomic DNA includes:
- the LOC129948743 gene encoding calcitonin gene-related peptide type 1 receptor, with protein sequence MNLLFDLKSENLKETLSYLFYECMTRYDGDFQSDNESAIFPTPFFLASSAGSAYNESYTLFEGTSENFTSNDYNQTFCPLTFDGYLCWPPTLAGTVQSLNCPDFVEGFNTNFLAHKTCLENGSWYHHPDSGQEWSNYTNCIDYDDLKFRSFVNELYVKGYGVSLLALVFSLMIFLGFRSLRCTRIRIHVHLFTSLALTCIAWIVWYKMVVERPQDIRDNPEWCIGLHLVVHYCMLVNYFWMFCEGLHLHLVLVVVFVKDTVVMRWFILFGWLSPLVFLAGYAAVRFYHPTDSAHHCWMSESESMWILTIPVCLSLMSSFVFLINVLRVIVRKLHPKSAQPAPLAIRKAARATVILIPLFGLQHFLIPYRPDSGTTLERFYQLMSVVLVSLQGFVVSCLFCFANHDVAFATRSFLNRWFPNLVSPPPPGSNTGQMATTTPSRELGV encoded by the exons ATGAACCTGTTATTCGATCTAAAATCTGAAAATCTTAAAGAAACACTCTCTTATCTTTTCTATGAATGTATGACAAGGTACGATGGTGATTTTCAGAGTGACAATGAATCGGCCATTTTTCCAACTCCat TCTTCCTTGCAAGTAGTGCAGGATCTGCTTATAATGAATCTTATACATTATTCGAAGGAACTTCTGAAAACTTTACTTCAAATGATTATAATCAAACTTTCTGTCCACTTACATTCGATGGGTATCTTTGTTGGCCACCAACATTGGCAGGGACTGTACAATCCCTAAACTGTCCTGACTTTGTGGAAGGcttcaatacaaatttcttggCGCACAAAAC ctGTCTTGAAAATGGCAGTTGGTATCATCATCCCGATAGTGGTCAGGAGTGGTCTAACTATACAAACTGCATAGATTATGATGACCTTAAG TTCCGATCATTTGTTAATGAACTATATGTCAAGGGATATGGAGTCTCTTTGCTTGcgttagttttttctttaatgatatTCTTAGGATTCAG atcaTTGCGTTGCACAAGAATACGTATCCATGTCCATTTATTTACGTCTCTAGCTTTAACATGCATCGCTTGGATTGTTTGGTACAAAATGGTTGTAGAAAGACCTCAAGACATTCGTGATAACcca GAATGGTGTATTGGACTTCATTTGGTTGTGCATTACTGTATGCTGGTTAACTACTTTTGGATGTTCTGTGAAGGACTGCACTTGCATCTGGTGTTGGTTGtg gttTTTGTAAAAGATACTGTTGTAATGCGATGGTTTATTTTGTTCGGATGGCTATCACCTCTGGTTTTTCTTGCTGGTTATGCAGCAGTGCGATTCTATCATCCTACAGATTCAGCACATCA CTGTTGGATGTCGGAAAGTGAAAGCATGTGGATTTTAACAATTCCAGTCTGTCTATCACTTATGTCTTCGTTTG TGTTCCTTATTAATGTACTAAGAGTGATTGTTAGAAAACTTCATCCAAAATCAGCTCAACCGGCTCCGTTGGCCATTCGGAAAGCTGCTCGGGCCACTGTTATATTg ATTCCTCTTTTTGGACTTCAACATTTTCTAATCCCATATCGTCCAGATAGTGGCACAACTCTTGAACGTTTTTATCAACTAATGTCTGTCGTACTTGTAAGCCTCCAGGGGTTTGTCGTTtcgtgtttattttgttttgccaatCATGATGTTGCTTTTGCAACCAGAAGTTTTTTGAATAGATGGTTCCCGAATCTAGTTTCACCCCCACCACCAGGAAGCAATACAGGTCAAATGGCTACAACAACTCCCAGCAGAGAACTGGGAGTTTGA